From one Eptesicus fuscus isolate TK198812 chromosome 3, DD_ASM_mEF_20220401, whole genome shotgun sequence genomic stretch:
- the NRROS gene encoding transforming growth factor beta activator LRRC33 → MELLPLWLCLGFHFLTVEWRTRSGVATAACQKCCKLVDGVADCREQNLASVPSNLPPHSQTLILDANPLKTLRNHSLQLYPLLESLSLHSCHLERIGRDAFLGQARLRSLALPDNSLSESYKETAAAFHSLRALRRLDLSGNSLTEDMAALMLQNLSSLESVFLARNTIMRLDDSIFEGLGHLQELDLQRNYIFEIEGGAFDGLTGLRHLNLAFNNLPCIVDFSLTQLQSLNVSYNNLEWFLASGDEAAFELEVLDLSHNQLLFFPLLPQSSKLHTLLLRDNSMGFYRDLYNTSSPKEMVAQFLLVDGNITNITTVNLWEEFDSSDLADLRFLDLSQNQFQYLPDGFLRKMPSLSHLNLNQNCLMTLHIGEHEPPGALMELDLSQNQLSELHLAPGIPGCLRSLRSFNLSSNQLLSVPTGLFADASNITTVDMSHNQISLCPQPAGLDGVGPPSCVDFRNVASLRSLSLEGCGLGALQDCSFQGTALTHLDLSGNWGVLNGSTAPLQNIAPTLQVLSLRDVGLSALTELDFSGFRNLRDLDLSGNSLTSFPRFRGSLVLQTLDLRRNSLTALPQGAMSVQLTTSLRTIYLSQNPYDCCRVEGWGALQRLHTISDLALITCNLSSKVYRLVDLPRGMPQDCKWERVNMDLLYLVLILPSCLTLLVACTITFFTFKKPLLQVIKSRCHWPSIY, encoded by the coding sequence GTGGATGGAGTCGCTGACTGTCGAGAGCAGAATCTGGCTTCGGTGCCCAGCAATCTCCCTCCCCACTCGCAGACGCTCATCCTAGATGCCAACCCTCTCAAGACCCTGCGGAATCATTCCCTCCAGCTTTACCCGCTCCTGGAGAGCCTCAGTCTGCACAGCTGTCACCTGGAGCGCATTGGCCGTGACGCCTTCCTGGGGCAGGCCCGCCTGCGCAGCCTGGCGCTGCCTGACAATTCCCTCTCGGAGAGCTACAAGGAGACGGCAGCTGCCTTCCACAGCCTGCGGGCCTTGCGGAGGCTGGACTTGTCCGGGAACTCCCTGACGGAAGACATGGCGGCCCTCATGCTCCAGAACCTCTCCTCACTGGAGTCTGTGTTCCTGGCGAGGAACACCATCATGAGGCTGGACGACTCCATCTTTGAGGGCCTGGGGCACCTCCAGGAGCTGGATTTGCAGAGGAACTACATCTTTGAGATCGAGGGTGGAGCCTTCGACGGCCTGACTGGGCTGAGACACCTCAACCTGGCCTTTAACAACCTCCCTTGCATTGTGGACTTCAGCCTCACGCAGCTCCAGTCCCTCAACGTCAGCTATAATAACCTGGAGTGGTTCCTGGCATCCGGGGACGAGGCTGCTTTTGAGCTGGAGGTGCTGGACCTCTCTCACAATCAGCTGCTGTTTTTCCCACTCCTGCCCCAGTCCAGCAAGCTGCACACCCTCCTGCTGAGGGACAACAGCATGGGCTTCTACAGGGACCTGTACAACACCTCATCGCCAAAGGAGATGGTGGCCCAGTTCCTCCTGGTAGATGGCAACATAACCAACATCACCACAGTTAACCTCTGGGAAGAGTTTGACTCCAGCGACCTTGCAGATCTGCGCTTCCTGGATCTGAGCCAGAACCAGTTCCAATACCTGCCTGATGGCTTCCTAAGGAAAatgccttccctctcccacctgaACCTCAACCAGAATTGCCTGATGACGCTCCACATCGGGGAGCACGAGCCCCCAGGAGCGCTCATGGAGCTGGACCTGAGCCAGAACCAGCTGTCGGAGCTGCACTTGGCTCCCGGGATCCCCGGCTGCCTAAGGAGCCTCCGGTCGTTCAACCTGAGCTCCAACCAGCTCCTGAGTGTCCCGACTGGCCTTTTTGCTGATGCCAGTAACATCACTACAGTTGACATGAGCCACAATCAGATCTCACTTTGTCCCCAGCCAGCTGGCTTAGACGGCGTGGGCCCTCCCAGCTGTGTGGACTTCAGGAACGTGGCATCTTTGAGGAGCCTCTCTCTGgagggctgtgggctgggagcaTTACAAGACTGCTCATTCCAGGGGACTGCCCTCACCCACTTAGACCTTTCTGGAAATTGGGGGGTTCTGAATGGGAGCACTGCCCCCCTCCAGAATATTGCCCCCACGTTACAGGTCCTCTCTCTCAGGGATGTGGGCCTCAGTGCCCTCACAGAGTTGGACTTCTCTGGGTTTAGGAATCTGAGGGACTTGGATCTGTCCGGAAATTCTTTGACCAGTTTCCCCAGGTTCAGGGGCAGCCTGGTTCTGCAGACCCTGGATCTCCGCAGGAACTCGCTCACGGCCCTTCCCCAGGGGGCCATGTCTGTGCAGCTCACCACAAGTCTTCGGACCATCTACCTCAGTCAGAATCCGTATGACTGCTGCAgggtggagggctggggggcCCTGCAGCGTCTGCACACCATCTCCGACTTGGCCTTGATCACTTGCAACCTGTCCTCTAAGGTCTATCGCTTGGTGGACCTGCCCAGAGGCATGCCGCAGGACTGTAAGTGGGAAAGGGTGAATATGGACCTGCTGTACCTTGTGCTCATTCTCCCCAGCTGCCTCACCCTGCTGGTGGCCTGCACTATCACCTTTTTCACTTTTAAGAAGCCTCTGCTTCAGGTAATCAAGAGCCGCTGCCACTGGCCCTCCATATACTGA
- the CEP19 gene encoding LOW QUALITY PROTEIN: centrosomal protein of 19 kDa (The sequence of the model RefSeq protein was modified relative to this genomic sequence to represent the inferred CDS: inserted 2 bases in 1 codon; substituted 1 base at 1 genomic stop codon) — MRMTCTAKKCGIRFQPPAIILIYENEMKGKSRQRIMPVRNFSKFSDCNRAAEQLKNNPRHKSYLEQVSLRQLKKLFCFXRGYLRGQSLAETMEQISQKTTMEPWEEWNKLXDKELAKRKSIMDELFEKNQKKKDDPNFVYDIEVEFPQDEQLQSCGWDTESADEF; from the exons ATGAGAATGACGTGCACTGCCAAGAAATGTGGAATTAGGTTTCAGCCTCCAGCTATTATCCTAATCtatgagaatgaaatgaaaggGAAAAGTCGCCAGCGCATCATGCCTGTCCGAAACTTTTCAAAGTTTTCAG ATTGCAACAGAGCTGCTGAACAATTAAAGAATAACCCACGACACAAGAGTTACCTGGAACAAGTGTCACTGAGGCAGCTAAAGAAATTATTCTGTTTTTAACGAGGTTACTTACGGGGGCAGAGTTTGGCGGAAACAATGGAACAAATTTCACAGAAAACAACCATGGAACCTTGGGAAGAATGGAACAAACT TGACAAGGAACTTGCCAAAAGGAAGAGCATCATGGATGAACTTTTTGAGAAAAATCAGAAGAAGAAGGATGATCCAAATTTTGTTTATGACATAGAAGTTGAATTCCCACAGGATGAACAACTGCAGTCCTGTGGCTGGGACACAGAGTCAGCTGACGAGTTCTGA